The window cacatgtgtgcgcccataaccgattccttggccacctccatttcTTGGTCTATCCTCTTGACCacttgcctgagattgggcatcttccccaatagtGGGCTTTGCCCGGGCGGAGGTCTCTAattgggtaacgcgcacattaatTTGTTCAAGGCGatggtcaatacgttgttccaagcgcttacccaaagactcaaactgccgggttaggttgtccattgatttttgtgattgctccatgtttagcgtagggtgcaaaccaaaaccgcgACCAGTACATGTGGGCATACAAGTACTCCTCAACTTAAAGACCCTTTGACACAACTATATGTGTCTAAATGAGACTAGATGATCCTACAAGACCCTATGATGAGAGTTAATGCAAACCAAACGTGAATAGACCAAACCCctaacatgcaatgcattcccctataagaaccctaagctctgattccaaatttgatgcaggacatgaaattttaaatatgctATGCAAGATTCCAAGCTTTAGATCATGCTAGTTCAGAAATAATCACACAATATTCCAAATCCCACAaaaaaagtcaagcattcaacgagggaaatctatgcgggtccaggctgacatatgttagggctggatcaattaaagttataggccaaacaatgctcaaaggagagtaaattcatccacacatgcacagaaatatattcccaatccaagggattcacaagtttcaatttggggaaccctaaggttagAAAAAAGGGCAAAGAAATTAGAATttaagacaatctagggttaggattagggaaatcaggtaagagagaagtgagagagaggatAGAGTGAACCTAAAGCCAGCTCGTGCATGTGGACACCAGTCGAGGCCTGACGCACATgcatggggcccacgaacccaaaaacccCCAGCTagggtctggtcggccagggcTGGGCCACACAACCACCAAGTTTCAGCCCGATCCGAGGTCTGGTTTGCGCGttgtgctccgccgaagtttcaaccctcccgCAGAGCCGGATCttggaaatctgttgtagagaaGGATTGGCTGCAAAATAATGATAGATTTGCAGATTGAATGGCTGTAGGAAAAAGtgaatatggatggtaggagatgggggcgtaTCGGGATAGgtatggcttcgcaccatggtagtagCCCTTCATAGAAAGGGAGGGTTTTGCAAAATCTGCTCACGGTCTCCCAAAACAGCATTCTGTCAATTTTGCTATAGGAATTAGGATAGTCATATAAATAGCAGAACAGGTGATATTTCAGCTGCATTGCAGAGATGGGTGTGAGCATGTTCATTTGCTTCCACAATGTTGTTGTCCGTTCTATTCATATTTGGTAGTGCATGCTTCTCTGGAGGAAACCAGTTGAATGCCCATTCTGATTTGTTTTGTACATGACCAGGTTCCCTCCATTGACCACAACGAGCCAACTGTATCTGGTGCAGTGGGGAGTGAAGAGACACGTGGATGTGAAGGGCACAGTTCTCCCCAACCAATTGAGGTTGCATTGCCGCAGCCAGCTGATGCCACATCCTTACAAGTCGAGCAGTCTAATGATAATGTCACAGTCTCGCAGCTTGTTGTGCAGTCGCAGCCGCCCCAATCGGAAGATCCCTCGATCTGTCACAATCAGCCTATCAGACATTCAGAAAAGGAAAATGAGCACGACCTAAGTAGATGCAGTTCTCCCGAACAAACTGACATGGCAACACAACAAGCAGTTGAGGTCATACCTCCACGAACCGAGGAATCTAACCATTCGGTTTCACAACCTGTTCAGCTTGTTGTGCAGTTGCAGCCACCCCAATCAGAAGATCCCACGATCTGTCATAATCAGCCTATCAGACATTCTGTTGTGGAAAGTGAGCATGAACTAAGTAGAAGCAGTTCTTTCCAACAAAATGACGTGGCAATGCAACAAGCAGTTGAGGCCATACCTCCACGAATCGAGCAATCCAATCATTCGGTTTCACAACCTGTTCAGCTTGTTGTGCAGTTGCAGTCACCCCAATCGGAAGATACTGTTGCGGAAAGTGAACACGAGCTAAGTAGATGCAGTTTTTCCCAACAAACTGACATGGCAACGCAACAAGCAGTTGAGGCCATACCTCCACGAACTGAGCAATCTAACCATTCGGTTTCACAACCTGTTCAGCTTGTGGTGCAGTTGCAGCCACCCCAATTGGAAAATCCCTTGATCTGCCATAATCAACCCATCAGACATTCTGTTGTGGAAAGTGAGTGCGAGCTAAGCAGATGCAGTTCTTCCCTACAAACTGACGTGGCAACGCAACAACCAGTTGTGGGCATACCTCCACGAACCAAGCAATCTAACCATTCGGTTTCACAACCTTTTCAGCTTGTTGTGCAGTTGCAGCCACCCCAATCGGAAGATCACTCAATCTGTCATAATCAACCTATCAGACATTCTGTTGTGGAAAGTGAGCACGAGCTAAGTAGATGCAGTTCTTCCCAACAAACTGACATGGCAATGCAACAAGCCGTTGAGGCCATACCTCCACAAACTGCACAATCTAACCATTCGGTTTCACAACATGTTCCTCCGCCATCAATGTCTATGCTAATGGGCATTCCTCCTGTGGCATATCCTGAAAGCACTGGAACATCACCATCATTGACTATTCATCTGCCACAAACTTATCCTGTGGCTTCCCGGCAAACTTCAGTGCTCCGCCCTAACCCCCTTCAAAATGAGTTAGCGAAATTGCGCAAAGAACAGGAGCACGTCATCAAGACCCATGAAGATGAGGTATGATATCCGTCCTCTTTTAACTGCTGTTTATATGTTAATTGTTGCAGAACTATTACTAATTGAATATTTTGTATCCAATTTCCTTTTCTGTTCGATGAGTAGAAAACACGACTAATATCAGAACGCGAGAGGGAGATCGAAGAGGTGTGTAGGAAGTATGGTGGCTTAATCCAGAATTCTGAGACCGCATGTCTACGGCAACAGAAGGCTCTCGAGACATGGATTAGCAAGGTCAATCTTAACCTGATGTTGGCGGAGGCACTCAAGTTGAAATTTGCAGATGCCACCAATCCAGGCTGCACACCACCAAGGCAAGGTATCATCACGTCTTTTTTGCCCCTTATGCTTCGTGTATAAAATTAGAGATCATCACCCCACCATCTCCAAGGCTGAGAGTTGGTATACAAAACCTGCATTTGCATGCAtctctctttatatgttttcCCTACATTTTGCATGCATGCGTTTGTGTGCAGGCTCAGACACCTGCATGGATATGCcttttgtattttgttttttttctttccttttcttttaggaGTTCCTAACAATTGGATTGTTccaaaagaggaaaaaataaGCCTTGGTTTGTGCTTCATCTTAACACCTGGTGTTGGTGAGCCCAGATTTTGGCTGGTCTGGTAGAAGCTTCTTTTCCAGCAAGGATTCTGTTGGTACCAGTCCCAAAATGAAAAACTCAGTTTCAGATACGGAAACAGGCAGGCCCGAAATTTAGTGCTACAAGGTGGAACCCTTACACAAATGCTTGTTCTTGTGGAACATTCTAGATGATGGTAACCCCCCACCAATGCCCCAACTTGCCCAACTATTTATCAGTATCCAAAACAGTTTTTAAAAGGATGCCCATTAAGTTTTTGGCCAGCTGACCAGTTTCTAACATCTTTGCTTGGTGGAGTGTGATTATCGCTGGAGAATCTTGCTCTAGGAAGGTTAGAAACATTTCCAGCTGGAATTGGGTCTTTGTTTTAGTTTTAAGAATAAGGGTAGGTCTAGAATTTAAATAatatcaagggaggaaactaagGGTTTTCCTGGATGAATGAAAATCTCTCCGCTTAAGAACTCTCTAAGTTCATTGAGCTTTTCAGTATTTGTATGCCTGACTGTtccagaaagaaagaaagaaaggaggataaaaaaaaaaaaaaggaaagaaagaaaaaaaggaaagaaaaaagattttttaaaaaaggaaccTAGTTCTTAGTGTAAGGTTAAAGGCATCTCTCTCTCCATGGAACCCTCTTCCATAGAAATTAAAATGGAGAGTTTCCATCATCACCCTTTATTTTTCATGCAAAGGAGTTTCAATGACTTTGTTTCTTTCCAGGGACACCTACTGTCAGGCAGCAGTTTCCTATACTGCCCTTGCCGCAAACTGCGCAGAGGCCTCCACGTGCCCTGGGCCCACCTGTACAGGTTGTTCATCACCCCACCGACCTTTTCTCAGCCAACCCAGCTGCTCCCCGCTTCAGACCACCAATGCCTCCCACCATAAACCTCTCCATTGGAACTGAACTGCGGGCTCCTGCCCCACATCTCCAGTACTTCAGGTCCACCTCCATCCTATCACCCAATCACTTTCCTCAGCCAAGTGGGATCCCAAGTCAACCATCCCCAAGTGTCCTGACCACAACATCACCCCTGCCTCTGCCCCTTCGGTCCCTCCCTTCCCATCCTTTGGGGACTTTTAGTGGGACCTGTTTGCCGAATAGTTCCATTGCATTTCCAGCCTTCCACAATCCCTCTCTATCTGCGGTT is drawn from Magnolia sinica isolate HGM2019 chromosome 5, MsV1, whole genome shotgun sequence and contains these coding sequences:
- the LOC131245918 gene encoding uncharacterized protein LOC131245918, producing MATQQAVEAIPPRTEQSNHSVSQPVQLVVQLQPPQLENPLICHNQPIRHSVVESECELSRCSSSLQTDVATQQPVVGIPPRTKQSNHSVSQPFQLVVQLQPPQSEDHSICHNQPIRHSVVESEHELSRCSSSQQTDMAMQQAVEAIPPQTAQSNHSVSQHVPPPSMSMLMGIPPVAYPESTGTSPSLTIHLPQTYPVASRQTSVLRPNPLQNELAKLRKEQEHVIKTHEDEKTRLISEREREIEEVCRKYGGLIQNSETACLRQQKALETWISKVNLNLMLAEALKLKFADATNPGCTPPRQGTPTVRQQFPILPLPQTAQRPPRALGPPVQVVHHPTDLFSANPAAPRFRPPMPPTINLSIGTELRAPAPHLQYFRSTSILSPNHFPQPSGIPSQPSPSVLTTTSPLPLPLRSLPSHPLGTFSGTCLPNSSIAFPAFHNPSLSAVEPRVDFNIHSGMNLPNQLRMAEAGSGVGSLVPPITTTPGGNGMGKAIHSATEVVCLLDDD